A stretch of DNA from Lentimicrobiaceae bacterium:
TCGTTGTGGACAAGTTCGCCGAGGCAAAGCAAGGTTTTGTTATCAGTAAGATGTTTTTCAGCTATATCAATAGCATTTTCAACTCCAAAACAAAAACCTGCGTAGCTATCAATAGTAATTTTCATTTTTTGTTTACGTTAACGGTGGTACTAATTAATATCAACGGTTAAGTTAAAATAATTTTGTGCAGCAACCAAGTGATATGCGGCGTAGGCGTAGTTAAACTGAAATCTTGAAACTCTGAAACCGGCTCCGAAGGAAAAACCACTCATACCTGCTCTGAACTCACTTTTTAATTCTTGTCGGCGATGGTAATTGTAACCTATTCTGATGCTGAAGTTTTTGGAGGGCATAAATTCTCCGCCTATAACAATGTGTCTGAAAAGCTTGTCAGAAAAGTCAGCAAACTTAGATTTTTCCCTTACTTCGCCTGTAAAAGGATCCATTTCCAATTTTTCGGGAACTGTCAAATCCCACTTTTGCAAGTGCTGAAGCAAAACTGAGTATCTGAAAGGCGTATGAGCCAATTTTTTAGAAAAAGCCAATTGAATTTCGAACGGAAAAGTAGATTTATGGTAATATGAATAATTTTTAAGAGCAGCTCCTATATTTCTGAATATAAGCGAAGAACTGAATGTTGGATTAGGCACGTAGCTACCTGCAACGTCAACGGCTATACCAACCGATTTGTACGTCTCGTATGACGATGAAATTGTTTTTAGGTTTGCTCCTATACTCCAAACGCTATCCAACATTCTTCCCCAACCTATATTAAATCCCCAATCGCTTGCTCTAAAGGGGTTTGTAGGCTCGCCGTATTCGTCGTAACCGTCGAATTTACCGTAGTTTATGTACATAACCGAACCTACAAAACTGCCAACTTTCTCAAAATCGTAGCCGAAACTGGCAAAGCTGTGGCTCGTTTTAGCCTTGTGTCCGGTATGGTTCAGCGATAGCTTGCGGTGCATAGAGCTATTAATCAGCGATGGATTTGAAAGAGCCAGATTTATATCGCCGTCGTAAATGCTTAAAAAATTACCGCCCATTGCCGATATACGAGGCGAGGTAGGTAGTTGCAAAAACATATAGTCGGAGCGCCCGCCAACCTGCGAACTTAAAATATACGGTAACAGAACTATCGTTATTATTAATGGTATTTGTTTTGATATTTTCACTGGTATGCAATTATATTTTTATTGTAACGAAGTTGGCTTACGATTATTTCAAAAAAACTTATTAAGTGCAAATTTTAATTTACTCTGATATTTGAAACAACCGCTGAACCCAAGAGTTGATTTACTTTTTTTATAAGTTCTGTTTTGCTGTATAATATATTTTGTCGCAATGCCGGAGTGTTTATTTTCAAAATTATTTCTTTGTTTTTAAAATCAACATCCTTTGTGTTTTTATTAATTGCGTCGCCGGCAACGGTTTCCCACGCTTTTATTACATTAATTCTGGTTAACTTATCGCCAAAATTATTTTCTTTAATAAATACTTGCAAGGCTTCTTGCATTGTCATTTCGTCTTTCTTTTTCATTGCAATATTTTCATTTGCCATTAGCCGTTAGCTGTTGGCTGTTAGCTGTTAGCAGGTACGTGGTGCGAGTTACGAGTATTGAGTTTCGAGTTGTCCCGAAGTTTATGAACGAGCTTCCAATTACTCAGAACTCCTAACTCATAACTTACCCACCCATCACCCATATTTTCATTAGCCATTAGCCATTAGCCGTTAGCTGTTGACTGTTAGCTGGTGAAGTCGGAAGTCGGGAGACTGAAGACGGATGTTTTGAGACTCAGAACTCCTAACTCCTAACTCATAACTTACCCACTCATCACTCATCACTCATCACTCATCACCCACCACCCATCACCCACCACTATTCACCATTCACCACATTCGTTACACAATTATAATTAAAC
This window harbors:
- the porQ gene encoding type IX secretion system protein PorQ, producing the protein MKISKQIPLIITIVLLPYILSSQVGGRSDYMFLQLPTSPRISAMGGNFLSIYDGDINLALSNPSLINSSMHRKLSLNHTGHKAKTSHSFASFGYDFEKVGSFVGSVMYINYGKFDGYDEYGEPTNPFRASDWGFNIGWGRMLDSVWSIGANLKTISSSYETYKSVGIAVDVAGSYVPNPTFSSSLIFRNIGAALKNYSYYHKSTFPFEIQLAFSKKLAHTPFRYSVLLQHLQKWDLTVPEKLEMDPFTGEVREKSKFADFSDKLFRHIVIGGEFMPSKNFSIRIGYNYHRRQELKSEFRAGMSGFSFGAGFRVSRFQFNYAYAAYHLVAAQNYFNLTVDIN
- a CDS encoding DUF721 domain-containing protein; translation: MKKKDEMTMQEALQVFIKENNFGDKLTRINVIKAWETVAGDAINKNTKDVDFKNKEIILKINTPALRQNILYSKTELIKKVNQLLGSAVVSNIRVN